The Streptomyces sp. NBC_00569 genomic sequence GCGCAGAGCCGGGGCATCGGACGGACCCTGCTCACCCGCGCCGAGGAACTCATCACCGCCGCCGGTGCCACCCGGTTGATGATGCGGGGCAGACCGCCGTACTACGCCTGGCCCGGCATCGACATCCGCTACACCCGAGCCGTCTGCCTCGCCGAGTCCAGCGGCTACACCCGCGGACGCGAGGGCCTCAACATGAGCGTCGACCTGCCCACCGCGCCACTGGACACGGCAGCCGACGAAGCGCGTCTGGCCGCCGCCGGAGTGCAGGTCCGCCGCCTGACCGCGCAGGACGAGAAGCCGTTCCTCGCGTGGATGGCCCGGTGGGGCGGCACCTGGGACGGCGAGGCCGCACGCGCCCTCGCCTATGATCCGCCGCGCGGCCATGTCGCCGTCCGCGAGGGTGCAGACGCAGTCGAATACGTGGGATTCGCCTGTCACGGCGTCAACCGCCGCTCCTGGTTCGGCCCGATGGGCACCGACTCCGCCCTGCGTGGCATGGGTGTCGGAACCGTACTGCTGCGGCGCTGCCTCGCCGACCAGCTCGCGGCCGGGCTCGACGAGGCCGAGATCGGCTGGACCGGGCCCGTCCACTTCTACGCCCGTGGTGTGGAAGCGCGGCTCGGCCGGGTCTTCTGGACGTACTCCAAAGACATCTGAGCCCCACGACCAGACTTGAGAGGATCCGTCATGCCGTCCGTCCGCACCGGCCAGCCCTCCAGCGTGCTGCTGACCCTCGCCGACCAGGTGCTGCAGCCCGGCTTCCACGGCACCGTCGCCCCCGACTGGATCCGCCGCCGGCTCGGCGACGGGCTGCGCTCGCTCCTCCTCTTCGGCCCCAACATCCGAGATCGCGCGCAGACCGCCGCGCTCACCGATGCCCTGCGCGCCGAGAACCCTGACGTACTGATCGCCGTCGACGAGGAAGGCGGCGACATCACCCGCCTCGAGGCGACGACCGGCTCCTCCTATCCCGGCAACCTCGCCCTCGGCACCATCGACGACACCGCGGTGACCACTGCCGTCGCCCGCTCGATCGGCGCCGAGCTGCGTGCCGTCGGCATCGACCTCGACTACGCACCCGACGCCGACGTCAACTCCAACCCCGACAACCCGGTCATCGGCACCCGCTCCTTCGGCGCGGACCCGGCACTGGCCGCCCGGCACACCGCTGCCTGGATCCGCGGACTGCAGAGCGCGGGAACCGCCGCGTGCGCGAAACACTTTCCCGGCCACGGAGACACCGACAAGGACTCCCACACCGACCTGCCCGTTGTCGCCATGGACGCCGACCGGATCGCCGAACTGGCCCTGCCGCCCTTCCGCGCCGCCCTGGCCGCCGGCGCCCGAGCGGTGATGACCGCTCACCTCCTCATCCCCGCCCACGACGCCGAACACCCGGCCACCGTGAGCCCGCGCCTGGTCACGGGACTGCTCCGGGAAGAGCTGGGATTCGACGGACTCGTCGTCAGCGACGCCGTCGAAATGCGGGCCGTCCGCGCCCGCTACGGACTGACCGGGGCCGCCGTCCGCGCGCTGGCCGCGGGCGTGGACCTCGTCTGCCTCGGCAACACATCGGGCGAGGCCGAGTTCACCGCCCTGCGCACCGCCATCGCGCAGGCGGTGGAGCGCGGCGAGCTCCCGGAGGAGCGGCTGGCCGAAGCCGCCCACCGCACGGCCGGCTTCACCGCCTGGCAACGCGACCTGGCCAAGACCGCTGCCGTCGCGCCGCCGGACCGGGAGCTGGGACTAACGGCCGCCCGCCGTGCCCTTCGCCTCACCCCACCCGGCGCACCCGCACTGCCTCTGAAGAAGGCCCCCGTCCTGGTCGAGTTCGGCATCCCCGGCACCGTCGTCCAAGGAGACGGCGTTCCGTGGGGCCTGGGCTCCGCCCTCTCCTCGCTCCTGCCCGGGACGGTGCGTGTCGCCCTGCCCGCAGTCGCCCCCTACGACGACGCCCGGACCCATTCGATCGTGGCCCAGGCCGCAGGCCGACCGCTGGTCATCGCCGTTCGCGACGCACACCGCCGTCCCGCCGTGGGCGACTGGCTTCGCGCGCTGCTCACCCGCCGTCCCGACGCGATCATCGTGGAACTCGGCTTCCCACGCCCCGGCGTGGGCGGAGCCGTCCGCATCGACACACACGGAGCCGCCAGGGTCTGCGGACAGGCCGCCGCGGAGGCCCTCGCCGGACGGACACTGCCCCACACCTGATCGGCCGACGGTGCGGCGACCGGGTCGCGCCTCATCGGCCGACTGCCCGGACCCGTCAGTGAAGAGCTTCCACCAAGAGCCCCGCTGCCGACGGACCCTCAGGGAACTGACGGTCCAGCGGTGCCGTGCCATCCATGGACACCGCGCCGTCATCGACCCGACCTCGGGTCGTGGCTAGCATCACGACCATGCCATCCGACAGGGATCCGTCGATCATCAACCCGCTCGAACAGCTGACGATCGACCAGTTGCGGGCCCGGACCAGCATGAAGTGGACCACCTTTCCCGCCGACGTCCTGCCCCTCTGGGTGGCCGAGATGGACGTGCCGCTCGCCGAGCCGGTCGCGGCCCGGCTGCACGAGGCCGTCGAAGCCGGCGACACCGGCTATCCCAGCGGCCGTGCCTACGCCCGTGCCCTCCAGTCGTTCGCCGCGGACCGCTGGGGATGGCGGGGCTTCGAGGCCGAGCAGACCGCCATCGTCCCCGACGTGATGATGGGCATCGTCGAGGCGCTACGGCTGATCACGTCTTCGGGCGACGCCGTGGTGGTGTGCCCGCCCGTCTACCCACCGTTCTACGCCTTCGTCACCCACGCCGACAGAAGAGTGATCGAGGCGCCGCTCGGACCCGACGGCCGACTCGACATGGAGACGCTCAGGGCGGCGTTCGCCTCGGCCCAGCGCGTCTCGGCGCGAACCGTCCTGCTGCTGGCCAATCCGCACAACCCCACCGGAACGGTCCACACGAGGGCCGAACTCGTCGCGGTCGCCGCTCTGGCCAGGTCCTTCGGAGTGCGAGTCGTCTCGGACGAGATCCACGCACCCGTGGTCCTGCCCGGCGCGGAGTTCGTCCCCTACCTGACCGTCCCCGGCGCCGAGGACGCGTTCGCCCTGCACTCCGCGTCGAAGGCCTGGAATCTCGCCGGCCTGAAGGCGGCGCTGCTGGTGGCCGGACCGCACGCCGTCGACGACCTGCACCGACTTCCGGAGGAGGTCAGCCACGGGCCCAGCCATGTCGGCATCCTCGCCCACACCGCCGCCTTCGAGAAGGGGCGGCCCTGGCTGGACGCGCTGCTGCGTGGTCTCGACACCAACCGTGCGCTACTCGCCGACCTCGTGGCCGAGCGCCTTCCCGGGCTCGCCCTGATGTGGCCGGAGGCGACGTATCTCGCCTGGCTCGACTGCCGCGCCCTCGGCCTCCACACGACGTCCCCGACGGCTGCAGCTCCCGTGGTCAGTGACATCGCCGGCCCCGCCCGGCTGTTCCTCGACCGGGCGCGGGTCGCGCTGAGCTCGGGGCACGTGTTCGGCAGCGGCGGCGCCGGGTTCGTACGGATCAACTACGCCACCTCTTCGGCGATGCTCCGCGAAGCGGTGGACCGCATGGCCGCCGCGGTGTCCGCCCTCGAAGCGCCCTGAGCAGCGGAGAAGAGCACCACATGTCCAGGTCCGTGACCAACTGCGAGAAGTCGGCCACGGCGCCGGCCTGAAGACCGTACTGTCCGTCAGAGAATGCGCAGTGTGCAGCGGGCCCGCGCCGTCGAGCTCGTCCCCGCGTAGACGTCGATGCGGCCGCTCTCCACGACGTACGTCCCTGCCGGGTCGTTCGTCCAGAAGCCGAGGTCCTCGGCGCCGAGCCGGAAGCGGACCGTGGTGCTCTCGCCCGGCTCCAGCGTCACCCGCTCGAAGCCGCGCAGCCGGCGCACCGGCTGGGCCACGCTCGCCGCGACGTCGTGGATGTAGAGCTGGACCACCTCGTCGCCGACACGGTCGCCGGTGTTGGTGACCGTCACCGTGACCTCGAGCGTCTCGCCCGCCGCCAGCTCGTCGCGGGTGATCTCGTCGCGCAGCAGCTCCGGGGCACCGGTGGTGAACGTCGTGTAGCTCAGGCCGTACCCGAACGGGAGCTGCGGGCTCTCGTCAAGGTCCAGGTACTTCGAGACGAACTTCGGGTCGGCGCCCGGGACATGGGCGGGGCGGCCGGTGTTCTCGTGGTTGTAGTAGACCGGGATCTGGCCCACCGAACGCGGGAAGGTCACGGGCAGCTTGCCGCCGGGGTTGACCGTGCCGAACAGCACGTCCGCCACGGCGTGCCCCGCCTCGATGCCCGGGTGCCACGCCTCGAGGACCGCGGGCGCGGTGTCCAGCCAGCCGCCGATCGTCAGAGGCCTGCCGTTCAGAAGCACCACGGCGTACGGCTTGCCGGTCGCGGCGACGGCGGCGATCAGCTCCTCCTGCCCGCGGGGCAGCGCGATGTCGCTGCGCACGGCCGCCTCGCCGCTGAGCGCGGGGGGTTCACCGACCACGACGACGGTGACCTCCGCCCCCTGCGCCGCGGCGACCGCGGCCGCGATGTCGTCACCGGCGTGGGTGACGCGGGCGCCGGGCGCCGCCGTGCGCACCGCGTCCAGGATGCTCACGGACGGGAGCCGGAAGCCGCCGGGACCGGCCCAGGTGCCGTGCAGGTCCGTGGAGTTCGCGAGCGGCCCGACGACCGCGATCGAGGGTGTGGTGCGCTCCAGGGGGAGGACACCGTCGTCGTTCTTGAGCAGCACCGTCGACCGGGCACCCGCGGCGCGCGCCGCCTCACGCGCGGCCGGCGTCGGACCGGCGATCTCGGCGGCCTCGTCGGTGTACGGCTGGTCGAACAGGCCGAGGGCGAACTTGAGGCGCAGGATGCGCGTGACCGCGTCGTCGAGGCGGGACTCGCCGATCAGGCCGTCGGCCACGAGCCGCTCGCCGTGCTCGGTCACGTTGGTGGAGACCATCTCCATGTCGAGCCCGGCGCCGAAGGCGAGGCGAGCCGCGTCGGCACCGTCCTCGGCGAAGCCGTGCGCGACGAGTTCCTCGACACCCGTGTAGTCGCTGACGACGAACCCGTCGAAGCCCCACTCCTCCTTGAGGATCGTGTTCATGGTGTGCGGGTTGCCGTGTGCCGGTACGCCCGCCACCGTGTTGAACGCTGCCATCACCGTGGCCACGCCCGCGTCCACGGCGGCCTTGAAGGGGGGCAGGTAGTGGTTGCGCAGCCGCTGCTCGGAGACATCGACCGTGTTGTAGTCGCGGCCGCCCTCCGCACCGCCGTAGGCGACGAAGTGCTTGGCACACGCCGCGATGCGCTCTCCCTCCGTCAACTCGCCGCCGTCGTCGGCGCCTTGGTAGCCGCGGACCTTGGCCACCGCGAAGGCGGCGTTGACGTAAGGATCCTCGCCGCAGCCCTCGGCGATGCGGCCCCAGCGCGGCTCATGGGTGACGTCCATCATCGGCGAGAACGTCCAGCGCACTCCGTTCGAGCGGGTCTCCGCCGCGGACACCTCGGCGTCCCTGCGGGCCACCTCCGGGTCGAAGGACGCCGCCTGGGCCAGCGGGATCGGGAACGTGGTCCAGAAGCCGTGGATGACGTCGAGGCCGAACAGCAGCGGGATGCCGAGCCGGGACTCCTCGACGGCCATCCGCTGCAGCGCGTTGGTGTGCGCCGCGCCATGGATGTTGAGCACCGAGCCGAGCAGACCGGCGCGCGCCGCCGCCTCGATGTGCGCGGTCTGGCCGCCACCGGGCCCCGTCTCACCGGTCCAGGTCAGCTGCTGCAGCTGACCCAGCTTCTCGGCGGTCGTCATCTGGTCGAGAAGTACCTTGACCTGGTCCTCATACCGTCGAAGCATGCGAGCCCCCTCACCGCTCTATTGCCGCATCGCCCATGCGAAGTTAACGTGTGCGCCAGTCATGTAAGCGCATTCAGGAAGCGCATACAAGTAGGTGGAGGTTTCTGATGGCCGACCTCGGGATTCCGACGGCCGGGGACGGACTGCACGTCATGAGCCTCAACCTGCAGGTCCACTGGGACAACCCGCCCCACACCTGGCCCGAACGCAGACAGACGGTCGCCGACCTGCTGCGCCGCGCACGTCCCCACCTCATCGGCACCCAGGAGGGCCTGCGGCACCAAGTCCTCGACGTCGAGGCCGCCTTGGGCGAGTACGGTGGCGGCCACGGCTGGATCGGCGAGGGCCGGGAGGGAGGTGACGACGGCGAGTTCATGGCCATCTTCTACGACCGCCGGCGCCTGACCCCCCTGACACACGGTCACTTCTGGCTCTCCGGCACACCGGACATCCCGGCCTCCAACACCTGGGGCGGCGGCTGCCCCCGCATGGTCACCTGGGTCCACTTCCGCGACCTGGCCACGGGCGGAGAGCTGTTCGCCGCCAACACCCACTTCGACCACGCGAGCGCCCACGCCCGAGAACGCTCCGCGGCCCTGCTCGCCGAGCGGCTCAGCGCTCTCGCGCCGGACCTCCCGACCATCGTCACCGGCGACTTCAACACCCCGGCGGGACCGAACAGCCCGCCCTACACCCGCCTGCTCGCCGACACGGGTCTGACGGACGCCTGGGACACGGCCGAGGAACGCGGCCCGGACCTGGGCACCTTCCACGACTACCGGCCCCCGGTCCCTGGCGGCGAGCGCATCGACTGGATCCTCGTCTCGCGCGGCGTCCGGGTCCGCTCGGCACACGCCAACACCTTCGCGCCCGGCGGCCGCTTCCCGAGCGACCACCTGCCGATCGAGGCTGTTCTGCACACCGCACCCCGACCGTCCCCGGAGGACCACACCCCATGACCCCTCGCCGCCCCGCCACCGAGTGGCTCACCGACGCCGTCCTCTACCAGATCTACCCGCAGTCCTTCGCCGACTCCGACGGCGACGGCATCGGCGACTTCGCCGGTGCCGAGGCCAGGCTGGACCACCTGGCCTGGCTCGGCGTGAACACCGTCTGGTTCAACCCGTGCTTCGCCTCGCCGTTCCGGGACGCCGGCTACGACGTCAGCGACTACCTCACCGTCGCCCCGCGCTACGGCACCAACGACGACCTGGTCAGGCTCGTCGACGCCGCCCGCAGCCGCGGCATCCGCGTCCTGCTCGACCTGGTCGCGGGCCACACCTCCGACGAACACGCCTGGTTCAAGGCGTCGGCGGACGACCCCTCCGACCAGCGCTACATCTGGGCCGACACCGAAACGGCGCCCCCCGGCTTCGTCGCCTCGCCCGGCACCCGCCCCGGCTTCTACCAGCCCAACTTCTTCGAGTCGCAGCCCGCGCTCAACTTCGGTCACGCCCGCACGAACACGGACGAACCCTGGCGCCTGCCCGTCGACGCCGAAGGACCCCGCGCCAACCGCCGAGCCCTGCGCGACATCATGGACCACTGGCTCTCCCTCGGCCTGTCCGGCTTCCGCGTCGACATGGCCGCATCGCTGGTCAAGGACGACCCGGGCCACGTCGAGACCGCCAAACTGTGGCGGGAACTGCGCGGCTGGCTCGACGACAGCCACCCGCACGCGGCACTCCTGTCCGAATGGGGCGACCCGGCGATCTCCGTCCCGGCAGGCTTCCACGCCGACTTCTTCCTCCAGTTCGGCTCCGCGAACGACGGCCTGTACCTGCGCTCCCTGTGGAACAACTTCGCCGGCACGGTCAGCGACCCCTGGACGCCGCAGACCCCGTACTTCGACGCGTCGGGCGAAGGCTCCGCGCGGACCTTCATCGACGGCTGGCGCGAGGCCCGCGACGCCGTCGGCGACGCCGGCTTCATCGCCCTGCCCACCGCCAACCACGACTTCTCCCGCCTGGCCTGCGGGCCGCGCGCCGCCGAGCAGCTGCCCGCCGCCTTCGCGTTCCAGCTCACCTGGCCCACGCTGCCCGCGATCTACTACGGCGACGAGATCGGCATGCGCTACGTCCCCGGCCTGCCCGACCACGAGGGCAGCCGCCTCGGCCCCCGCTACAACCGGGCCGGCTCACGCACTCCCATGCAATGGGACGACACCCCCAACGCGGGCTTCTCCACCGCCCCCGCCGACCGGCTCTACCTGCCCGTCGATCCCGACGCGAACCGGCCCACCGTGGCAGCCCAGCAGGCCGATCCCGACTCCCTGCTGAACCTGGTCCGCCGCCTCATCGCGCTGCGCCGCGCCACCCCGGATCTCGGCCCCGCGGGCAGCACCGAGGTCCTGCACGACGGCTACCCACTGGCCTACGTCCGCGGCGGCCGCTACCTCGTCGTCGTCAACCCGAGCGGCCAACACGCGGACACAGCCGCCCCCAAGGACACCGCCACCCCCGTGGTGGCCTCCGGGGTCACGGTGAGCGGGGGCAGGATCAGCGCCGACGGCTTCGGCTACGGCATCTTCGAGCTGTAACCCGACCTGAGAAGGCCGCGACCCACATCAGAGGGGCCGCACCGCCGTCCGGCGGTGCGGCCCCTCGAACGCCGACGGCGTCAGCCGGCGTCGGCGCTGATGAGGATCCGCTTGTCGTGATACGTGACCGAGGCACGGCAGCCGTCGCCCGACGACGAGGCCTTACCGGCCGCCGCCGCGGTGTTCAGCGCCCCGGAGGCCGGCGCCGGGGCCGCCCCCGCGCCCAAGCCGCCGAGGACGGTTCTGGGGCGCGGAGCGGATGCGGCGGTGACCGGCACGGACTTGCCGCGTCATCGCGGCTCCTCGGCGCTCACGTGCTCCGGTGTGTCCAGGTACGCCAGTTGCAGCGCGGTGAGCCGCGCCGTGAGGTCCTCGACGACCTGCGCGTACCCGGGGTCGTCGTACCGGTTGTGCAACTCGTCCGGATCCCGCTCCAGATCGAACAGCTCCCACTGCGGCGCACGGGTCCGCGGCGACGCCCCGACCTGCCCCGAACCGTGGCCCGGGTAATGGATCAACTTGTGCGTCCGGGTGCGGATCCCGTAATTGGCCTGCACGCCATGACACACGTCCAGATGCTCGAAGTAGCGGTAGTAGACGGCGTCACGCCAGTCGTCCGGCCGCTCGCCTCGCAGGAGCGGCAGCAGACTCCTGCCCTGCATCCGCTCGTGCGCGGGCACATGGGCCAGGTCGAGGATGGTCTGCGCGTAGTCGACGTTCGCCACCAGCTCGTCGCACGACGACCCCGGCTCCACCACGCCCGGCCAGCGCACGACCAACGGGATGCGCAGTGACGGCTCGTACATGAACCGCTTGTCGAACCAGCCGTGTTCACCCAGATAGAAACCGTGGTCGGAGGTGTACGCGACCACGGTGTCGTCCGCCAGCCCGCCGACATCGAGATGGTGCAGGACACGGCCCACGTTCTCGTCGAGCCCGGCGATCACCCGCAGATACTCCTTGATGTAGCGCTGATAGCGCCACTCCCGCTCCTCCCGCTCCGAAAGCCCCTCGGGCACCGGCATCTTGAGGTCCTGCGGCAGCAGGTCTGACATCCGCATACGCCCCTCGGCCGCTGCCCCGGCCCGGTTCGCGTAGTCGTCGTGGAGCGTGGCCGGGGCGGGAATCTCCTCGTGCTCGTACAGGTGACGATGGCGCTCGGCCGGCTCGAAGGCGCGGTGCGGCGCCTTGTGCTGGATCAGCAGCGCGAACGGCCGCTCCGGATCCCGCCGGTCCAGCCAGTTCAGGGCCAGGTCGGTGATGATGTCGGTGACGTAGCCGCGGTACTCGTTCTCACCGTCGGCGGTCAGGAACGTGGGGTCGTGGTACTGCCCGTGCTCCGGGAGGATCTCCCAGTGGTCGAAGCCGCACGGGTCACTGACGCCACCGTGCCCCAGATGCCACTTGCCGACGATCGCCGTCTGATAGCCCGCCGCCTGCAACATCTCGGGGAACGACGGCTGACGCGCGTCGAACTTCTGCCCCGGCTGCTCCAGCGTCGTCATGCCGTGCACATGGCTGTACGCGCCGGTGAGGAGCGTCGCCCGGGCGGGCGAGCAGATCGAGTTCGTACAAAAAGCGTTGTCGAACCGCATGCCTTCGGCCGCGAGCCGGTCCACCGCCGGGGTCCGGTTGATGACACTGCCGTACGCGCCGATGGCCGGCACCGCATGGTCGTCGGTCATCATCAGGATGATGTTGGGGCGCCGGACGGGGCGGCGGCCCTGCACGTGCATCGGGTCCGTCATGTTCCGAAGTTCTCCTTCGCCAGCAGCGGCCGCACGCGTCGCGCGAACCCTCCGCTGCGGAACGGGCCTTGCAGCAGCCCCGGCTTGAGCACCTGGGCGAGCGCCGCCGCGATCATGCCCTGGTCCAGCGCGAGCACGTGGTCGCTGACCCGGCCCGTGTTCACGTCGACCGAGTCGCGGAAGCCCAGCCCGTCCTCGTACGCCCCGAAGTCCCGGGCGATGCGCTGCAGGTTGGTGACCGCCTCGTCGCGCGCGAACGGCATCGCGAGGAAGGAAGCGTGCGGAGTGACGACGCCGCCGGAGGTGTAGCCGTCGACCGCCATGCCGAGGGCGTCCACGCCGTAGGTGGCATAGCCGCCCGCGGGGACGTCGGCAGGGGAGAAGCCCCAGTAGCCGTAGGCCTCCTCGACCATGCCGTGCTCGATCTGACTGCGGACGTAGCGCTGGTGGTTGAGCCCCCACGCGCCCGGTGACCACGCGGCCTCCGGTACGAACAGCGGCACCATCAGGGCCTCGAACATCGATCCGCCCCAGGAGGGGACGATCTTGCGGCCCCGATACGTGTAGTGCCCGCGCCACAGCCGCACACCGTCGACCGTGACCCACTCACCCTCGGGCTGCTGGTCCTGCTCGGCGCCCGGCTCCAGGGTGCGGAAGGTGTGCCAGTAGTGCTCGCCGGGCAGCGAGCCGTCGGCGATACCGAGGTAACTGGCCATGCGTGGCTCGGTGTTGAGCGCGCCGTACCAGTGTGGGGTGAAGGTCTCGGTGGCCGTGGAGTACCCGCCGTGCAGCTGGCCGGGGTTGGCCGCCGGATCCGCGGCGTCGTACGGCGTGTAGTAGAACGACCAGTCGGCGTCCGCGAGCAGCCGTGCCACGCGTGGGCGCAGCTCCGCGTCGGCGTCGGCGGCAAGCCTCAGGCCCGTGACCAGCCACGCGTTGTCGACGGATGACAGGAACGGGTCGACCGGGTCGCCGCTGCCCGGCCACGAAGTGAGGGTCTCGCCGGTGTAGGCGTCGTACCAGTTGAGCCAGAATCCGTGGGCGCGCTCAAGCCGTTCGACGGCGCCGACCGTGCGGGCGAGGCGGCGGTGCATCGTCGTGGCGTCGATGACCCCGAGCCCGCCGGCCGCGACCGTTGCCCACAGCCCGCAACCGATGTTGGTCGGTGAGGTGTTGACGGACGGCGTGAGCCTGCTCGCGGTGACGTCCATCGTGTCGGCGGTCAGGCCGAAGTCGGTGGTCAGGGCTTCGATGGAGCGGTACGTGTCGCGGAACCAGCGGCGCAGCAGGGCGTCGGTGTCGGCGCCGGCGGCCGTGCCGGTGGCGCCGAGAGCGAGGGCGGTGGACGCGCCTGCTGCGGTGGCGAGGAAGGTGCGGCGTTTCATCCGTTCTCTCCTGTGAGGGGGGCGTGGTCAGACACGGGACAGGTGGAGCGAGCGCAGGCCCGGCAGCGGGACGTCGAGCGACAGGGACGCGGTGCCGTCCGGTGTCGAGGTCAGCGGCGGGAGTGGCTCGTGGGGCAGGGGGGTGCCGAATACGCCGCGGGCCGTGAGCCGGGTGTCGCCCAGTGCGCCGCAAGCCGTCGGGGCATCGGTGGGAAGGGTGTCCGAGCAGTGCAGTGAGGCCGCGTATGAGGCATCCGGGGCGAGGCCGGTCACCCGCACGACGGCCGTGCGGTCGAGTGCCGGCGATCCCGATGACATACCGGTGCGGTCGGCGGCCGTGTTCCACACCACGACGTGCACGTGCGAGCCGTCGTCCGTGTGACTCGCCACGGCGCGGACCAGGGCCTGGGCGCCGTCGCCGGTGACGTGCGGGAGTGCGGTGCCGGTGGCGTCGACCGTGACCGTCACGGTCGCGAGGGCGATACCCCGTGCCTTGACGCACCCGGGAACGGGCGTCGGGGTCGGCGCGCCGGGGCCGTCGTCGCTCAGGGCCGCGACCTTGTACCAGTAGCCCCGTCCGGGTTCGGCCCAGGTGTCGGCGTACGCAGGGTGAGGGA encodes the following:
- a CDS encoding glucoamylase family protein, which gives rise to MKRRTFLATAAGASTALALGATGTAAGADTDALLRRWFRDTYRSIEALTTDFGLTADTMDVTASRLTPSVNTSPTNIGCGLWATVAAGGLGVIDATTMHRRLARTVGAVERLERAHGFWLNWYDAYTGETLTSWPGSGDPVDPFLSSVDNAWLVTGLRLAADADAELRPRVARLLADADWSFYYTPYDAADPAANPGQLHGGYSTATETFTPHWYGALNTEPRMASYLGIADGSLPGEHYWHTFRTLEPGAEQDQQPEGEWVTVDGVRLWRGHYTYRGRKIVPSWGGSMFEALMVPLFVPEAAWSPGAWGLNHQRYVRSQIEHGMVEEAYGYWGFSPADVPAGGYATYGVDALGMAVDGYTSGGVVTPHASFLAMPFARDEAVTNLQRIARDFGAYEDGLGFRDSVDVNTGRVSDHVLALDQGMIAAALAQVLKPGLLQGPFRSGGFARRVRPLLAKENFGT
- a CDS encoding fibronectin type III domain-containing protein; translation: MSPRIATQRAPRRTSHSPQVVALPPPAGLRAEDRTGHVLLTWEPVPGARDYTVHRSPFAEGPYEPLTGPPLPHPAYADTWAEPGRGYWYKVAALSDDGPGAPTPTPVPGCVKARGIALATVTVTVDATGTALPHVTGDGAQALVRAVASHTDDGSHVHVVVWNTAADRTGMSSGSPALDRTAVVRVTGLAPDASYAASLHCSDTLPTDAPTACGALGDTRLTARGVFGTPLPHEPLPPLTSTPDGTASLSLDVPLPGLRSLHLSRV